The following proteins come from a genomic window of Patescibacteria group bacterium:
- a CDS encoding YraN family protein produces the protein MKNTTAIGLKAEALAAEYLASIGYSIIERNYRNRFSEIDIIAQNVEYICFVEVKYRSNSGFGGGLSAISKDKQRRLRNAAQYWLSINPQPESLQPRLDVISVDGQGAIEHILDAVN, from the coding sequence ATGAAAAATACTACTGCCATTGGGCTCAAGGCAGAGGCATTAGCAGCCGAGTATTTAGCTAGTATCGGCTATAGCATTATTGAAAGGAATTACCGCAATAGATTTAGTGAAATCGATATAATTGCTCAAAATGTTGAGTATATTTGCTTTGTGGAGGTTAAATATAGAAGCAATTCGGGCTTTGGCGGCGGCCTGTCGGCTATCTCAAAAGATAAGCAAAGGCGGCTCAGGAATGCAGCTCAATATTGGCTATCTATCAATCCTCAGCCCGAATCATTACAGCCAAGGCTAGATGTTATATCGGTGGATGGCCAAGGAGCTATCGAGCACATCCTAGACGCAGTTAATTAG
- a CDS encoding ribonuclease HII: MATKRLENTLRRQGYNLIAGIDEVGRGSLAGPLVAGAVILPSSFSYRLADSKLLSPRRRAEMAFLIRKESVAYGLGWVSNVEIDQIGLTRAVVLAYERALEGMEVEFSIAILDGNYNYLDDYSCAVSVVKADTKVACVAAASIVAKFARDEFMHEQDNLYPGYGLRNNVGYGTNQHITTIRSIGITDLHRISFCGKYL; the protein is encoded by the coding sequence ATGGCAACAAAAAGACTCGAAAACACCCTTAGACGGCAAGGTTATAATCTTATAGCTGGAATAGATGAGGTGGGGAGAGGCTCCTTAGCTGGCCCACTGGTTGCTGGAGCTGTGATATTGCCTAGTAGCTTCTCTTATAGATTGGCTGACTCCAAGCTGCTAAGTCCTAGGCGCAGGGCTGAAATGGCTTTCCTGATTAGAAAAGAATCTGTGGCGTATGGCTTGGGTTGGGTAAGTAATGTAGAGATAGATCAAATAGGTCTTACAAGAGCGGTGGTACTAGCCTACGAAAGAGCCCTAGAGGGCATGGAGGTAGAATTTAGTATAGCTATTTTAGATGGCAATTATAACTATCTGGATGATTACTCGTGCGCAGTATCGGTAGTTAAGGCAGACACTAAGGTTGCCTGTGTTGCGGCTGCTAGTATAGTCGCTAAGTTCGCAAGAGATGAGTTTATGCATGAGCAGGATAATTTATATCCAGGCTATGGGCTCCGCAATAATGTTGGCTATGGCACAAATCAGCACATAACTACAATTAGGAGTATTGGTATAACTGATCTCCACCGAATTAGCTTCTGCGGAAAGTATCTATGA